A portion of the Pseudopipra pipra isolate bDixPip1 chromosome 1, bDixPip1.hap1, whole genome shotgun sequence genome contains these proteins:
- the PTP4A3 gene encoding protein tyrosine phosphatase type IVA 3 yields the protein MARMNRPAPVEVCYKNMRFLITHNPTNATLNTFLEDLKKYGATTVVRVCEVTYDKTPLEKDGITVMDWPFDDGAPPPSKIVEDWLNLLKTKFCEDPGCCVAVHCVAGLGRAPVLVALALIESGMKYEDAIQFIRQKRRGAINSKQLTYLEKYRPKQRLRFKDPHNHKNKCCIM from the exons ATGGCCCGGATGAACCGCCCTGCGCCGGTGGAAGTCTGCTACAAAAACATGAGGTTCCTCATCACCCACAACCCCACCAATGCCACACTCAACACTTTCTTGGAG gaccTGAAGAAATACGGTGCCACCACAGTTGTGAGAGTGTGTGAAGTGACCTATGACAAGACCCCCCTGGAGAAGGATGGCATCACCGTCATG GATTGGCCCTTCGATgatggagcacctcctcccagCAAGATAGTAGAAGACTGGCTCAACTTGCTGAAGACCAAGTTCTGCGAGGACCCCGGGTGCTGCGTGGCCGTGCACTGTGTGGCTGGGCTAGGGCG TGCTCCTGTCCTTGTTGCACTGGCCTTGATCGAGAGCGGGATGAAGTATGAAGATGCCATCCAGTTCATCCGACA GAAGCGCAGAGGAGCCATCAACAGCAAGCAGCTGACGTACTTGGAAAAATACCGACCAAAGCAGAGACTCCGATTTAAGGACCCTCACAACCACAAGAACAAATGCTGCATCATGTAA